One part of the Eptesicus fuscus isolate TK198812 chromosome 20, DD_ASM_mEF_20220401, whole genome shotgun sequence genome encodes these proteins:
- the RPL38 gene encoding 60S ribosomal protein L38 isoform X2 — protein sequence MPRKIEEIKDFLLTARRKDAKSVKIKKNKDNVKFKVRCSRYLYTLVITDKEKAEKLKQSLPPGLAVKELK from the exons ATG CCTCGCAAAATCGAGGAGATCAAGGACTTCCTGCTCACAGCCCGGCGGAAGGACGCCAAAT CTGTCAAGATCAAGAAAAACAAGGATAATGTGAAGTTCAAAGTCCGATGCAGCAGATACCTGTATACCTTGGTCATCACGGACAAAGAGAAGGCCGAGAAGCTGAAGCAGTCCCTGCCCCCGG GTTTGGCGGTGAAGGAGCTGAAATGA
- the TTYH2 gene encoding protein tweety homolog 2 has translation MPAARVEYLAPWWVVWLHRVPHLSLRLQWVNSTFNPRDEDYQESLLFLGLVAAVCLGLNLLFLAAYLVCACCCGQAKPRRSCCVTWSAVVAGLVCCAAVGVGFYGNSETNDGVYQLIYSLENANHTFSGIDALVSGTTQKMEVDLARHLARLGEIFAARSDYLQVLTLVQQRAASVIEQLSGVPVWTEVTAQLTRLADQTGYVEYYRWLSYLLLFILDLAICLFACVGLAKRSRCLLALLLCCGLLAVILSWTSLAADAAAAVGTSDFCAAPDTFILNVTEGQLSTEVTRYYLYCNQSISSPFQQALTVFQRSLTAMQIQVAGLLHFAVPMFPTAEEDLLSIQLLLNSSESSLHQLTALLDCRGLHKDYLDALAGVCYDGIEGLLYLGLFSLLAALALSTMIRAGPPAWKRFTARDRDYNDIDDDDPFNPQARRIAAYMPSRGRLPSFCSYSSSLDSQPGLQPPAQTVSNAPVSEYMNQAVLFGGNPRYENTPLIRRGSPPPTYSPSMRATYLSVGDQHLRHYGNEFPA, from the exons ATGCCGGCCGCACGCGTGGAGTACCTCGCGCCCTGGTGGGTGGTGTGGCTGCACAGGGTCCCGCACCTCAGCCTGCGCCTGCAGTGGGTGAACAGCACCTTCAACCCCCGCGATGAGGATTACCAGGAG TCGCTGCTGTTCCTGGGGCTGGTGGCCGCCGTCTGCCTGGGCCTGAACCTCCTCTTCCTCGCGGCTTACCTGGTGTGCGCGTGCTGCTGCGGACAGGCCAAGCCGCGCCGGTCCTGCTGCGTCACCTGGTCGGCCGTGGTGGCCGGGCTGGTCTGCTG TGCCGCGGTGGGCGTTGGTTTCTATGGAAACAGCGAGACCAACGATGGGGTGTACCAGCTGATCTACTCCTTGGAAAACGCAAACCACACCTTCTCCGGGATCGATGCGCTG gtgtCCGGAACCACCCAGAAGATGGAGGTGGACCTGGCGCGGCACCTGGCCCGGCTCGGTGAGATCTTCGCCGCCCGGAGCGATTACCTCCAGGTCCTGACGTTGGTGCAGCAGAGGGCCGCCAGCGTCATCGAGCAGCTGTCAGGGGTGCCCGTGTGGACGGAGGTCACAGCCCAGCTGACCCGGCTGGCCGACCAGACCGGCTACGTGGAGTACTACAG gtGGCTTTCCTACCTCCTGCTCTTCATCCTGGACTTGGCCATCTGCCTCTTCGCCTGCGTGGGACTGGCCAAGCGCTCCAGGTGCCTCCTGGCCTT GCTGCTGTGCTGTGGGCTGCTGGCCGTGATCCTCAGCTGGACGTCCCTGGCCGCCGACGCCGCTGCAGCCGTG GGCACCAGTGACTTCTGCGCGGCTCCCGACACCTTCATCCTGAACGTTACGGAGGGCCAGCTCAGCACAG AGGTGACCCGTTACTACCTGTACTGCAATCAGAGCATCAGCAGCCCCTTCCAGCAG GCACTGACCGTCTTCCAGCGCTCGCTGACTGCCATGCAGATCCAGGTGGCCGGACTGCTGCACTTTGCTGTGCCCATGTTCCCCACGGCGGAG GAGGATCTGCTCAGCATCCAACTCCTGCTAAACTCCTCAGAGTCCAGCCTCCACCAGCTGACGGCCTTGTTGGATTGCCGAGGGCTGCACAAG GACTACCTGGACGCCCTCGCCGGCGTCTGCTACGATGGCATCGAGGGCCTGCTCTACCTGggcctcttctccctcctggcgGCCCTGGCCCTCTCCACCATGATCCGCGCGGGGCCGCCGGCCTGGAAGCGCTTCACAGCCAG GGACAGAGACTATAACGACATCGATGACGACGACCCCTTCAACCCCCAGGCCCGGCGCATCGCCGCCTACATGCCCTCGCGGGGGCGGCTTCCCAGCTTCTGCAGCTACAGCAGCAGCCTGGACAGCCAGCCCGGCCTGCAGCCGCCGGCCCAGACCGTCTCCAACGCCCCGGTCTCGGAGTACAT GAACCAGGCTGTGCTGTTCGGTGGGAACCCCCGCTACGAGAACACGCCGCTCATCCGGAGAGGCTCGCCTCCGCCCACG taCTCTCCCAGCATGCGGGCCACCTACCTGTCTGTCGGGGACCAGCACCTGCGGCACTACGGGAATGAGTTTCCAGCCTAA